Proteins from a genomic interval of Chloroherpetonaceae bacterium:
- a CDS encoding RtcB family protein, translating into MPYQKLALGTKSPILSWVNHALDSDEQKMLKNMASLPCVFRHIALMPDAHLGKGAMVGSVIATKDAVIPAAVGVDIGCGMIAVQTPFKAGQLDGKLRHIRLEIERAIPVGFDQHKSILDEAARWSGWKSFDRLHPKVQDLRKKAALQLGTLGGGNHFIEVCLDTDENVWLMLHSGSRNIGNELATRHIETAKHLHRLSELPDKDLAYFVAGTPEFESYWHDLQWAQAYAMKNRELMMKTLTHILAKVLNDGEPFEPTLSVNCHHNYAAVETHYGEEVIVTRKGAVRARKDDYGIIPGSMGAKSYIVRGKGVAESYMSCSHGAGRRLSRNQAKKHFTVADLARETAGVECRKDAGVLDEIPSAYKNIDEVMAAQSDLVEVVAELKQVVCVKG; encoded by the coding sequence ATGCCTTACCAAAAGTTAGCGCTTGGCACCAAAAGTCCTATCCTGTCGTGGGTGAACCACGCGTTGGATTCAGATGAACAAAAGATGCTAAAAAATATGGCTTCGCTGCCCTGTGTGTTTCGGCATATTGCCTTAATGCCTGACGCACACTTAGGCAAAGGCGCCATGGTTGGCTCTGTGATTGCCACAAAAGATGCCGTGATTCCTGCTGCCGTAGGCGTGGACATCGGTTGCGGTATGATAGCTGTTCAAACACCTTTCAAGGCAGGGCAATTAGACGGCAAGCTACGCCATATTCGTCTGGAAATTGAACGTGCAATTCCTGTTGGGTTTGACCAGCATAAAAGCATCTTAGATGAAGCAGCTCGCTGGAGCGGCTGGAAATCGTTTGACCGCTTGCACCCCAAGGTGCAAGATTTACGCAAAAAGGCAGCTCTTCAACTTGGCACGCTCGGCGGGGGCAACCATTTCATTGAGGTTTGTCTCGACACGGATGAAAATGTGTGGCTGATGTTGCACTCTGGCTCTCGCAACATTGGCAATGAACTTGCCACGCGCCACATCGAAACCGCTAAACATCTTCATCGCCTCTCAGAACTGCCTGATAAAGACCTTGCTTACTTTGTCGCAGGCACGCCAGAGTTCGAGTCCTACTGGCATGATTTGCAGTGGGCACAAGCCTACGCAATGAAAAACCGTGAGCTGATGATGAAGACGCTAACGCATATCCTTGCGAAGGTCTTAAACGACGGTGAGCCCTTTGAACCAACCCTTTCGGTCAACTGTCATCACAATTACGCTGCGGTTGAGACGCATTACGGTGAAGAAGTTATCGTTACGCGCAAAGGTGCAGTACGCGCTCGCAAAGATGATTACGGCATCATTCCGGGTTCTATGGGTGCAAAGTCGTATATCGTGAGGGGTAAAGGGGTAGCGGAAAGCTATATGTCCTGTTCGCACGGTGCAGGCCGCCGACTCTCGCGCAACCAAGCTAAAAAACATTTTACTGTTGCAGATTTGGCACGCGAAACTGCAGGCGTAGAGTGTCGCAAAGATGCAGGTGTCTTAGATGAGATTCCCAGCGCATACAAAAACATTGACGAGGTGATGGCTGCACAAAGCGATTTAGTTGAAGTTGTTGCAGAACTGAAACAAGTCGTGTGCGTCAAAGGATAA
- a CDS encoding MoxR family ATPase has product MSIPSTLAEADVEQLLGKLSALRQEIQKVIVGQYEAIEQLLTAFLAGGHCLLEGVPGLAKTLMIRTLAEAVTLQFRRIQFTPDLMPTDIIGTEILEEDHTTGKRFFKFNRGPIFANIVLADEINRTPPKTQAALLEAMQEFAVTQGGITYQLDRPFFVLATQNPIEQAGTYPLPEAQLDRFLLYVKMGYPTETEEVEVLTRTTGSHKVPVSPVITAQEILDLQRLVREVAISDALVQYVAKLIRASRPTSSEVTFVKEWVSWGAGPRAGQAMILTAKARALLHGRFAVTLDDLRALALPVLRHRIIVNFKAEAEQITADLVTKELLAKVPEPKSPLA; this is encoded by the coding sequence ATGAGCATACCATCTACGCTGGCTGAAGCCGATGTGGAGCAGCTTTTGGGCAAGCTATCGGCACTGCGGCAGGAGATTCAAAAGGTAATTGTCGGACAATACGAGGCAATAGAACAGTTGCTCACTGCATTTCTGGCTGGTGGTCATTGCCTTTTGGAAGGTGTTCCAGGGCTTGCCAAGACCCTAATGATTCGCACCTTAGCCGAAGCGGTTACCCTGCAATTTCGCCGCATTCAATTCACGCCTGATTTGATGCCCACAGACATTATCGGCACTGAAATTCTGGAAGAAGACCACACCACTGGCAAGCGCTTTTTCAAGTTCAATAGGGGACCGATTTTTGCAAACATTGTGCTCGCCGATGAAATTAACCGCACGCCGCCCAAAACTCAAGCCGCACTCCTCGAAGCGATGCAAGAATTTGCCGTCACGCAAGGCGGCATTACTTACCAACTCGATCGCCCTTTCTTTGTGCTGGCAACACAAAACCCGATTGAGCAGGCAGGCACATATCCTTTGCCTGAGGCTCAACTGGACCGCTTTCTGCTGTATGTCAAAATGGGTTACCCGACTGAAACAGAGGAAGTAGAAGTGCTAACGCGCACTACAGGTAGCCATAAAGTTCCTGTCTCGCCTGTCATAACGGCGCAAGAAATCCTTGATTTACAGCGTCTTGTGCGCGAAGTCGCAATCAGTGACGCATTGGTGCAATATGTGGCTAAGTTGATTCGTGCTTCACGTCCGACAAGTTCAGAAGTAACCTTTGTCAAAGAGTGGGTAAGCTGGGGCGCTGGACCGCGAGCTGGTCAAGCAATGATTCTAACGGCAAAAGCCCGAGCGTTGCTTCACGGGCGCTTTGCAGTGACGCTGGATGACCTGCGGGCGTTGGCATTACCCGTGCTGCGGCACCGCATCATTGTGAATTTCAAAGCTGAAGCTGAACAAATTACTGCAGACCTTGTAACAAAAGAGCTACTGGCAAAAGTGCCAGAGCCGAAAAGTCCACTGGCATAA